Proteins from one Stenotrophomonas aracearum genomic window:
- a CDS encoding GlsB/YeaQ/YmgE family stress response membrane protein: protein MDGLFGSTSWLYIILVGFIVGLFGRFFMPGNNRMGCLLTIVLGIVGALVAGWFGQYMGWYSRGEPAGFVGAILGAIAVLAVLRLFSGKR, encoded by the coding sequence ATGGACGGATTGTTCGGCAGCACCAGCTGGCTTTACATCATCCTGGTCGGTTTCATCGTCGGCTTGTTCGGGCGCTTCTTCATGCCCGGCAACAACCGCATGGGCTGCCTGCTGACCATCGTGCTCGGCATCGTCGGCGCACTGGTCGCCGGCTGGTTCGGCCAGTACATGGGCTGGTACTCGCGCGGTGAACCCGCCGGTTTCGTCGGCGCCATCCTCGGTGCGATCGCCGTACTGGCCGTGCTCCGGCTGTTCAGCGGCAAACGCTGA
- a CDS encoding M20 family metallopeptidase, protein MDSAKLGQFVNDKWDSEIVPQLVEYIRIPNKSPMFDANWVENGYMEQAVTLMESWAKAQNLPGLQVEVVRLEGRTPLLLLEIPATGAETGDDTVLLYGHLDKQPEMTGWDDDLGPWLPVLRGDKLYGRGGADDGYAIYGSLAAVLALQAQNLPHARCVVLIEACEESGSYDLPAYVDHLADRIGKPSLVVCLDSGCANYDQLWCTTSLRGLTGGNFSVKVLNEGVHSGDASGVVPSSFRLLRQLLSRIEDENTGRILLDGMHVQIPEERQAQAKRAAEVVDTEIFEKFPMVDGLRPMNEDLTELVLNRTWRPALSVTGVDGMPPLASAGNVLRPHTAVKLSLRLPPTADGKACGELLKEALLRDPPNGAEVKLDLEKASSGWNAPAMAPWLTQAIDDASQTFFGKPAMYMGEGGSIPFMGMLGEKFPGAQFMITGVLGPHSNAHGPNEFLHIPMGKRVTACVSKVISEHYAASLRGETSGSPVAADSGTRHGGHGCC, encoded by the coding sequence ATGGACAGCGCCAAGCTCGGCCAATTCGTCAATGACAAGTGGGACAGCGAGATCGTTCCGCAATTGGTCGAATACATCCGCATTCCCAACAAATCGCCGATGTTCGACGCTAATTGGGTCGAAAACGGCTACATGGAGCAGGCCGTCACCCTGATGGAAAGCTGGGCCAAGGCCCAGAACCTGCCGGGGCTGCAGGTGGAGGTGGTGCGCCTGGAAGGCCGCACGCCGCTGCTGCTGCTGGAAATTCCCGCCACCGGCGCCGAAACCGGCGACGACACCGTGCTGCTGTACGGGCACCTGGACAAGCAGCCGGAAATGACCGGCTGGGACGACGACCTGGGTCCGTGGCTGCCGGTGCTGCGCGGCGACAAGCTGTACGGCCGCGGCGGCGCCGATGACGGCTACGCCATCTACGGCTCGCTGGCTGCGGTGCTCGCGCTGCAGGCGCAGAACCTGCCGCACGCCCGCTGCGTGGTGCTGATCGAAGCCTGCGAGGAATCGGGCAGCTACGACCTGCCGGCCTACGTGGACCACCTGGCCGACCGCATCGGCAAGCCGTCGCTGGTGGTGTGCCTGGATTCGGGCTGCGCCAACTACGACCAGCTGTGGTGCACCACCTCGCTGCGCGGCCTGACCGGCGGCAACTTCTCGGTGAAGGTGCTCAACGAAGGCGTGCATTCCGGCGACGCCTCTGGCGTGGTGCCGTCCAGCTTCCGCCTGCTGCGCCAGCTGCTCTCGCGCATCGAGGACGAGAACACCGGCCGCATCCTGCTCGACGGCATGCACGTGCAGATTCCGGAAGAGCGCCAGGCCCAGGCCAAGCGCGCCGCCGAGGTGGTGGATACCGAGATCTTCGAGAAGTTCCCGATGGTCGACGGCCTGCGCCCGATGAACGAAGACCTGACCGAGCTGGTGCTCAACCGCACCTGGCGCCCGGCGCTGTCGGTGACCGGCGTGGACGGCATGCCGCCGCTGGCCTCGGCCGGCAACGTGCTGCGCCCGCATACCGCCGTGAAGCTGTCGCTGCGCCTGCCGCCGACCGCCGACGGCAAGGCCTGCGGTGAGCTGCTGAAGGAAGCGCTGCTGCGCGACCCGCCGAACGGCGCGGAAGTGAAGCTGGACCTGGAAAAGGCCTCGTCGGGCTGGAACGCGCCGGCGATGGCGCCGTGGCTGACCCAGGCCATCGACGATGCCAGCCAGACCTTCTTCGGCAAGCCGGCGATGTACATGGGCGAAGGCGGCTCGATCCCGTTCATGGGCATGCTGGGCGAGAAGTTCCCGGGTGCGCAGTTCATGATCACCGGCGTGCTGGGCCCGCATTCCAACGCACACGGCCCGAACGAGTTCCTGCACATTCCGATGGGCAAGCGCGTGACCGCATGCGTGTCCAAGGTGATCAGCGAGCATTACGCGGCCAGCCTGCGCGGCGAGACCAGCGGTTCGCCGGTGGCGGCCGACAGCGGTACCCGCCACGGTGGGCATGGTTGCTGTTGA
- a CDS encoding ComEA family DNA-binding protein, which produces MLAGTVSAADRIDINTADASTLQQGLTNVGPKKAQAIVAYRRQHGPFLRVEDLARVKGIGTATVERNRRRMTVGAMKAPTVAPPRRAAPTPVPRR; this is translated from the coding sequence ATGTTGGCGGGAACCGTTTCGGCGGCCGACCGGATCGACATCAACACCGCCGACGCGTCGACGCTGCAGCAGGGATTGACGAACGTGGGGCCCAAGAAGGCCCAGGCGATCGTCGCGTACCGGCGACAACACGGACCTTTCCTCCGGGTCGAGGACCTGGCACGGGTGAAAGGGATAGGGACAGCAACGGTCGAACGGAATCGACGACGGATGACGGTGGGGGCCATGAAGGCGCCCACGGTGGCACCGCCCAGGAGGGCAGCGCCGACACCCGTTCCAAGGCGCTGA
- a CDS encoding L,D-transpeptidase — protein sequence MPTRRTLLKHIAGSLVAALVLPAWAAPEPAGPTDLKPGQFLWHPEISPAGPIVLVVSLDEQRAYVYRNGIAIGLSTISSGKPGHETPTGVFTILQKDKDHKSNLYNSAPMPYMQRLTWDGIALHGGNLPGHPASHGCVRLPQAFAQKLFGETQRGDTVVVADAKSAPMTLAYPAVLAPVNSTGKALVETTDAPDHYWNDGAAPAGQVGILVSLHDQRLYVLRDGVLIGESRLEAKALPAFEGTTLFVMQQGYSDVASPLDSTQKLHKWTAYPLLGQSAGNASPDLLATPSLPMALPPSFAAQLYKALVPGTTLLVTSLPAVRPVADEQNLQPVLESDAAGATL from the coding sequence ATGCCCACACGCCGCACGCTGCTGAAGCACATCGCCGGATCGCTTGTCGCCGCCCTGGTACTTCCCGCCTGGGCTGCACCCGAACCTGCCGGCCCTACCGACCTCAAGCCCGGCCAGTTCCTCTGGCATCCGGAGATTTCCCCGGCGGGTCCGATCGTGCTGGTGGTCAGCCTGGATGAGCAGCGCGCCTACGTGTACCGCAACGGCATCGCCATCGGCCTGAGCACGATCAGCTCGGGCAAGCCCGGGCATGAAACGCCCACGGGCGTGTTCACCATCCTGCAGAAGGACAAGGACCACAAGTCCAACCTCTATAACAGCGCGCCCATGCCCTACATGCAGCGCCTGACCTGGGACGGCATCGCGCTGCACGGCGGCAACCTGCCCGGGCACCCGGCCTCGCACGGCTGCGTGCGCTTGCCGCAGGCGTTCGCGCAGAAGCTGTTCGGCGAAACCCAGCGCGGCGACACCGTGGTGGTGGCCGACGCCAAGAGCGCGCCGATGACCCTGGCCTATCCGGCGGTGCTGGCGCCGGTGAACAGCACCGGCAAGGCGCTAGTCGAGACCACCGATGCGCCGGACCACTACTGGAATGACGGCGCGGCGCCGGCGGGGCAGGTCGGCATCCTGGTCAGTCTGCACGATCAGCGGCTGTACGTGCTGCGCGATGGCGTGCTGATCGGCGAGTCGCGGCTGGAAGCCAAGGCGCTGCCCGCGTTCGAGGGCACCACCCTGTTCGTGATGCAGCAGGGGTATTCGGACGTCGCCAGCCCCCTTGATTCGACCCAGAAGCTGCACAAGTGGACCGCCTATCCGCTGCTGGGGCAGAGCGCGGGCAATGCCAGCCCGGACCTGCTGGCCACGCCCAGCCTGCCGATGGCGCTGCCGCCGTCGTTCGCCGCGCAGCTGTACAAGGCGTTGGTGCCCGGAACCACGTTGCTGGTGACCAGCCTGCCGGCGGTACGCCCGGTGGCAGATGAACAGAACCTGCAACCGGTATTGGAATCCGACGCGGCTGGAGCCACCTTATAG
- a CDS encoding murein L,D-transpeptidase catalytic domain family protein, giving the protein MAEMMARAAPNADRKVLKLAAQAMTCALRRPELGIDPGRLSVIDYSRPSTEQRMWVFDLARQKLLFEEWVAHGRNSGSNATERFSNRDGSFMSSIGAFKAKETYMGGNGYSLRLDGLEPGFNDNARDRAIVIHGAPYVNPTIARLQGRLGRSLGCPAVRLTVARPLIDSLQGGAMVFAYYPDKDWLARSKLLSTDCG; this is encoded by the coding sequence ATGGCCGAGATGATGGCGCGGGCGGCGCCCAATGCCGACCGCAAGGTGCTGAAGCTGGCGGCGCAGGCGATGACCTGCGCGCTGCGGCGGCCGGAGCTGGGGATCGACCCGGGCCGTCTGAGCGTGATCGATTATTCGCGCCCGTCCACCGAACAGCGCATGTGGGTGTTCGACCTGGCCCGGCAGAAGCTGCTGTTCGAGGAATGGGTCGCGCATGGCCGCAATAGCGGCAGCAATGCCACCGAGCGCTTCTCCAACCGCGACGGCAGTTTCATGTCCAGCATCGGCGCGTTCAAGGCGAAGGAAACCTACATGGGCGGCAACGGCTATTCGCTGCGCCTGGACGGTCTGGAACCGGGCTTCAATGACAACGCCCGCGACCGCGCCATCGTCATCCACGGTGCGCCGTACGTGAACCCCACCATCGCGCGCCTGCAGGGCCGGCTCGGACGCAGCCTTGGCTGCCCCGCCGTGCGCCTGACCGTGGCGCGACCCCTGATCGACAGCCTGCAGGGCGGGGCGATGGTATTCGCCTACTACCCGGATAAGGACTGGCTGGCGCGCTCGAAGCTGCTCAGCACCGACTGCGGCTGA
- a CDS encoding HutD/Ves family protein — protein sequence MSTAPDLSAATRVIPSFEYRRERWRNGLGWTREILRVPDSDDWQVRLSIAEIEQDAAFSSFPGIERELVLLRGEGLRLRFADGAVHTLLPPHDRLRFAGEAQVSGELVDGVTHDFNLMWRRDQVDAELLHRPLVGSMFFFAEPGTAWAIHLLAGQARFEGEPDLPALEQGDTAWLAAGARKRYALNGGGEILAIRLKSA from the coding sequence ATGTCGACCGCCCCTGACCTGAGCGCTGCCACGCGCGTCATTCCGAGTTTCGAGTACCGCCGCGAGCGCTGGCGCAACGGCCTGGGCTGGACGCGCGAGATCCTGCGCGTGCCGGACAGCGACGACTGGCAGGTGCGGCTGTCGATCGCGGAGATCGAACAGGACGCGGCGTTTTCGTCATTCCCCGGCATCGAGCGCGAGCTGGTGCTGCTGCGCGGTGAAGGGCTGCGGCTGCGCTTCGCCGACGGCGCCGTGCACACGTTGCTGCCGCCGCACGACCGGCTGCGTTTTGCCGGTGAAGCACAGGTCAGCGGCGAGCTGGTGGACGGGGTAACGCACGACTTCAACCTGATGTGGCGGCGCGACCAGGTCGACGCCGAACTGCTGCACCGGCCGCTGGTGGGGAGCATGTTTTTCTTCGCCGAGCCCGGCACCGCGTGGGCAATCCATCTGCTAGCCGGGCAGGCGAGGTTCGAAGGCGAGCCGGATCTGCCGGCGTTGGAGCAGGGCGACACGGCGTGGTTGGCGGCGGGGGCGCGCAAGCGCTACGCACTGAACGGCGGCGGTGAAATCCTGGCAATCCGTTTGAAAAGCGCTTAA
- a CDS encoding sulfite reductase subunit alpha, producing MKRSPSRAVLGNVAVMIVLALLAWLLLRLHLQEDWWRAAPLASHWRWAGGSIAAYAALCALLWWRGRTRDDAVADNGQAPLLLVWASQTGFAQQLCERSAEVLRASGMSVRVRGLHQVDAPLLQQSTRVLLIASTTGEGDAPDHALPFLRRVMPQALALPHLQYGVLALGDRSYGHFCAFGHQLDAWLRQHGAHPLFDTVEVDNADPAALRHWQQLLGQLGGNATDLPDWAPAQYQPWQLRARAQVNAGSPGAATWQVALVPADGVLPPWQAGDVVEIGPQHGAADVDAWLARHARDGAAMVEGRSLHDWLAHSHLPVLPDSVPADDAALVAALKPLPHREYSIASTPAEGQVLLLLRRLLRPDGTPGLGSGWLCDYAQLGGRIDLRFRSNPNFHAPSADVPLILIGNGTGIAGLRAHLRARVELGASRNWLLFGERTAAHDFHFGEDIQRWQRDGMIAKLDTVFSRDGGTHRYVQDRLLAELDTLRQWVRDGATILVCGSLQGMAPAVDAVIEQALGRDGKEALIVAGRYRRDVY from the coding sequence ATGAAGCGCAGCCCGTCGCGCGCGGTGCTGGGCAATGTCGCGGTGATGATCGTGCTGGCGCTGCTGGCGTGGCTGCTGCTGCGCCTGCACCTGCAGGAGGACTGGTGGCGCGCCGCGCCGCTGGCCTCGCACTGGCGCTGGGCGGGCGGCAGCATCGCCGCCTACGCTGCGCTGTGCGCCCTGCTGTGGTGGCGCGGCCGCACGCGTGATGACGCGGTTGCCGACAATGGGCAGGCGCCACTGCTGCTGGTCTGGGCGAGTCAGACAGGCTTTGCCCAGCAGCTGTGCGAACGCAGCGCCGAGGTGTTGCGTGCATCCGGCATGTCCGTGCGGGTGCGCGGCCTGCATCAGGTCGATGCGCCACTGCTGCAGCAGTCAACGCGCGTGCTGCTGATCGCCAGCACTACCGGCGAGGGCGATGCGCCCGATCATGCACTGCCCTTCCTGCGGCGGGTGATGCCGCAGGCGCTGGCACTGCCGCACCTGCAGTACGGCGTACTGGCGCTCGGGGACCGCAGCTACGGCCACTTCTGCGCGTTCGGCCACCAGCTCGACGCCTGGCTGCGCCAGCACGGTGCGCACCCGCTGTTCGATACCGTGGAAGTGGACAACGCCGACCCGGCCGCGCTGCGCCACTGGCAGCAACTGCTCGGCCAGCTCGGCGGCAACGCCACCGACCTGCCGGACTGGGCGCCGGCGCAGTACCAGCCCTGGCAGCTGCGCGCACGCGCGCAGGTCAATGCGGGCAGCCCGGGCGCGGCCACCTGGCAGGTCGCGCTGGTGCCCGCCGATGGCGTGCTGCCGCCGTGGCAGGCCGGCGACGTGGTCGAGATCGGGCCGCAGCATGGCGCGGCCGACGTCGATGCATGGCTGGCCCGACATGCGCGCGACGGTGCCGCGATGGTCGAAGGCCGGTCGCTGCATGACTGGCTGGCGCACTCGCACCTGCCGGTGCTGCCGGACTCGGTTCCCGCCGATGACGCCGCGCTGGTAGCCGCGCTCAAACCGCTGCCGCACCGCGAGTACTCCATCGCCAGCACGCCGGCTGAAGGCCAGGTGCTGCTGTTGCTGCGCCGGCTGTTACGACCGGACGGCACGCCCGGACTGGGCAGCGGGTGGCTGTGCGACTACGCGCAGCTCGGCGGGCGCATCGACCTGCGCTTCCGCAGCAACCCGAATTTCCATGCGCCGTCGGCGGACGTTCCGTTGATCCTGATCGGCAACGGCACCGGCATCGCTGGCCTGCGCGCGCACCTGCGCGCACGCGTGGAGCTGGGTGCCAGCCGCAACTGGCTGCTGTTCGGCGAGCGCACTGCCGCGCACGATTTCCATTTCGGCGAGGATATCCAGCGCTGGCAGCGCGACGGCATGATCGCGAAGCTGGACACGGTCTTCAGCCGCGACGGCGGTACGCACCGCTACGTGCAGGACCGCCTGCTGGCCGAACTGGACACGCTGCGCCAGTGGGTCCGCGACGGCGCCACGATCCTGGTCTGCGGCAGCCTGCAGGGCATGGCCCCGGCGGTGGACGCGGTGATCGAACAGGCATTGGGCCGCGACGGCAAGGAAGCATTGATCGTGGCAGGCCGCTATCGCCGGGACGTGTATTAA
- a CDS encoding FAD:protein FMN transferase: protein MTSVPHDIASLGGHTMGTTWQVKLTASPTRDLHPLHAGIQAQLDTVVAQMSTWEAASDISRVNRAAAGTSVPLPDLFAEVMRCALDIAARSVGAFDPTVGPLVALWGFGAQAHAQRVPDAELLAATRARCGWQRLQLEDAALLQPGGLELDLSAIAKGFAVDLVSRWLRTQGINAALVEVGGELHGYGRKPDGHPWRVLVEAGPEEEAQLPHPPRVLALDDLAVATSGDRWHQFSADGAQYSHTLDPRVGAPVSRASAAVTVVAREAMQADGWATALTVMGADEGLAFANAHGLAARFITRTKHGVEEHLSESFAHLLAEQDEAA from the coding sequence ATGACGTCTGTGCCCCACGACATCGCCAGCCTGGGTGGTCACACCATGGGCACCACCTGGCAGGTAAAACTGACTGCCTCGCCCACGCGCGACCTGCACCCGCTGCACGCGGGCATCCAGGCGCAGCTGGACACCGTGGTGGCACAGATGAGCACGTGGGAAGCGGCAAGCGACATCTCCCGAGTCAATCGCGCAGCGGCCGGAACATCGGTCCCGCTGCCGGACCTGTTCGCCGAGGTCATGCGCTGCGCACTCGATATCGCCGCGCGCAGCGTTGGCGCCTTCGATCCCACGGTAGGGCCGCTGGTGGCCCTGTGGGGCTTCGGTGCCCAGGCCCATGCGCAGCGTGTACCGGATGCGGAGCTGCTGGCTGCAACCCGCGCCCGCTGTGGCTGGCAGCGCCTGCAACTGGAAGACGCCGCGCTGCTGCAACCCGGCGGATTGGAACTGGATCTTTCCGCCATCGCCAAGGGTTTCGCGGTCGACCTGGTCAGCCGCTGGCTGCGCACGCAGGGCATTAACGCAGCGCTTGTCGAAGTGGGCGGCGAACTGCACGGCTACGGCCGCAAGCCGGACGGCCACCCGTGGCGCGTGCTGGTCGAAGCCGGTCCCGAAGAAGAAGCACAACTGCCACATCCTCCACGCGTACTCGCGCTGGATGACCTTGCCGTAGCCACCTCCGGCGACCGCTGGCATCAATTCAGCGCGGATGGCGCGCAGTACAGCCACACCCTGGACCCGCGCGTCGGCGCACCGGTCAGCCGTGCCTCCGCTGCGGTCACGGTAGTGGCACGTGAGGCCATGCAGGCCGACGGCTGGGCCACCGCCCTGACCGTAATGGGCGCCGACGAAGGCCTTGCGTTCGCCAACGCACATGGGCTGGCGGCGCGCTTCATCACCCGAACCAAGCACGGTGTTGAAGAACACCTGAGCGAATCGTTCGCGCACCTGCTCGCCGAACAGGACGAGGCCGCATGA
- a CDS encoding DUF4198 domain-containing protein: protein MKRSLVLAAALAAALPFSALAHKAWLQPSQTVIAGEHPWITVDAAVSNDLFYFNHVPLRLESLVITAPDGTTVQPQNASTGKFRSVFDVELTQQGTYRLASVNNGLSASWEEDGKPKRWRGTAATFATEVPKKAKKLQVSQSVNRIETFVTNGTPNATALAPTKVGIELVALGHPNDLFSGEEAKFRVLVDGKPRAGLEFEITRGGTRYRNAQDEIKVTSDKNGEISVTWPEAGMYWLETSSEDKKTTLKQARSRRLNYVATLEVLPQ, encoded by the coding sequence ATGAAGCGCTCGCTCGTGCTAGCCGCCGCCCTGGCCGCCGCCCTTCCGTTCTCCGCCCTCGCCCACAAGGCCTGGCTGCAGCCGTCGCAGACCGTCATCGCCGGTGAGCACCCCTGGATCACCGTCGATGCGGCGGTGTCCAATGACCTGTTCTACTTCAACCACGTGCCGCTGCGCCTGGAAAGCCTGGTCATCACCGCGCCGGACGGCACCACCGTGCAGCCGCAGAACGCCTCCACCGGCAAGTTCCGCAGCGTATTCGACGTCGAACTGACCCAGCAGGGCACCTACCGCCTGGCCTCGGTCAACAACGGCCTGTCGGCCAGCTGGGAAGAAGACGGCAAGCCCAAGCGCTGGCGCGGCACAGCGGCGACCTTCGCCACCGAAGTGCCGAAGAAGGCGAAGAAGCTGCAGGTCAGCCAGTCGGTCAACCGCATCGAAACCTTCGTCACCAACGGCACCCCGAACGCCACCGCGCTGGCGCCGACCAAGGTCGGCATCGAGCTGGTCGCGCTGGGCCACCCCAATGACCTGTTCTCCGGTGAGGAAGCGAAGTTCCGCGTGCTGGTCGACGGCAAGCCGCGCGCCGGGCTGGAATTCGAGATCACGCGCGGCGGTACGCGCTATCGCAACGCCCAGGACGAGATCAAGGTCACCAGCGACAAGAACGGCGAGATCAGCGTGACCTGGCCGGAAGCCGGCATGTACTGGCTGGAAACCAGCAGCGAGGACAAGAAGACCACGCTGAAGCAGGCCAGGAGCCGCCGCCTGAACTACGTGGCCACGCTGGAAGTGCTCCCGCAGTAA
- a CDS encoding DUF2271 domain-containing protein, whose product MRVTLTIALSGLLATSPAYATTLDINVEVPKLNVAEYHRPYVAVWLEGADQKVAANLAVWYQQTGNSEGHGTKWLPDLRQWWRKSGRELKVPVDGVTGPTKPAGTHALSFTDKQPALKSLAPGNYTLVVEAVREVGGRELLKVPFTWPATAPQTGKAQGSTELGLVTLSTKP is encoded by the coding sequence ATGCGCGTCACCCTCACCATCGCCCTGAGCGGCCTGCTGGCCACCTCGCCGGCCTACGCCACCACCCTGGACATCAACGTCGAGGTGCCCAAGCTCAACGTGGCTGAGTACCACCGCCCGTATGTGGCGGTGTGGCTGGAAGGTGCCGACCAGAAGGTCGCGGCCAACCTGGCGGTCTGGTACCAGCAGACCGGCAACAGCGAAGGCCACGGCACCAAGTGGCTGCCCGACCTGCGCCAGTGGTGGCGCAAGAGCGGTCGCGAACTCAAGGTGCCGGTGGACGGCGTGACCGGCCCGACCAAGCCGGCCGGTACCCATGCGCTGTCGTTCACCGACAAGCAGCCCGCCCTGAAGTCGCTCGCACCGGGCAACTACACCCTGGTGGTGGAAGCCGTGCGCGAAGTCGGCGGCCGCGAGCTGCTCAAGGTTCCCTTCACGTGGCCGGCGACCGCGCCGCAGACCGGCAAGGCCCAGGGCAGCACCGAGCTGGGCCTGGTCACGCTGTCGACCAAGCCCTGA
- a CDS encoding PepSY-associated TM helix domain-containing protein, whose product MATSAPSTAVQQQQSRGFWLRTLHQWHWISSAVCLIGMLLFAVTGITLNHAAKIEATPQVVNRQLELPADLLGQLGDRTDGNAPVPRPTARWLDRELGISVGRRPAEWSPEEIYLSMPSPGGDAWLSIDRESGAVEYEATSRGWVSYFNDLHKGRNAGPAWGWFLDIFAAACLVFCITGLFLLHLHARQRRMTWPLVGLGLMVPLLIALILIH is encoded by the coding sequence GTGGCCACCAGCGCTCCTTCCACCGCCGTGCAGCAGCAGCAGAGCCGGGGCTTCTGGCTCCGGACCCTGCATCAATGGCACTGGATCAGTTCGGCGGTGTGCCTGATCGGCATGCTGTTGTTTGCCGTAACCGGAATCACGCTGAATCACGCGGCCAAAATCGAAGCCACGCCCCAGGTGGTGAACCGCCAACTGGAACTGCCGGCCGACCTGCTCGGCCAGCTCGGCGACCGCACCGATGGCAACGCCCCAGTGCCCCGCCCCACCGCGCGCTGGCTGGATCGCGAACTGGGCATTTCCGTCGGCCGCCGCCCGGCCGAGTGGTCGCCGGAGGAAATCTACCTCTCCATGCCCAGCCCCGGCGGCGACGCCTGGCTGAGCATCGACCGTGAAAGCGGTGCGGTGGAATACGAGGCCACTTCGCGTGGCTGGGTGTCCTACTTCAACGACCTGCACAAGGGTCGCAACGCAGGGCCGGCCTGGGGGTGGTTCCTCGACATCTTCGCGGCGGCCTGCCTGGTGTTCTGCATCACCGGCCTGTTCCTGCTGCACCTGCATGCCCGCCAACGGCGCATGACCTGGCCGCTGGTCGGGCTCGGCCTGATGGTGCCGCTGCTGATCGCCCTGATCCTGATCCACTGA